Proteins co-encoded in one Sulfurimonas sp. HSL1-2 genomic window:
- a CDS encoding thioredoxin domain-containing protein has product MDTLKIVCPHCKAVNNVVNEVEKKEVLCSSCGEPLTDTTPVTCDAETFKLHLAENDIPVIVDFYSPDCGPCMEMAPDFEKAAASCALEVRFLKVNTLNDAPLALQYGVNELPTTIAFSRGMEMNRFTSKLSKDQLSMWAESLIQMTL; this is encoded by the coding sequence ATGGACACTCTCAAGATCGTATGCCCCCACTGCAAAGCCGTCAATAACGTTGTCAACGAAGTCGAAAAAAAAGAGGTGCTCTGCAGCAGCTGCGGCGAACCCCTGACCGATACGACCCCCGTCACCTGTGATGCGGAGACGTTCAAGCTCCACCTTGCCGAAAACGATATTCCCGTCATCGTCGATTTCTACTCCCCCGACTGCGGTCCCTGCATGGAGATGGCGCCGGATTTCGAAAAAGCGGCGGCTTCGTGCGCCCTCGAAGTGCGATTTTTGAAGGTCAATACTCTTAATGACGCCCCGCTGGCACTGCAGTACGGCGTCAACGAACTGCCGACCACCATCGCCTTCAGCCGTGGGATGGAGATGAACCGTTTCACGAGCAAGCTCTCCAAAGACCAGCTCAGCATGTGGGCCGAGAGCCTGATCCAGATGACACTGTAA
- a CDS encoding M18 family aminopeptidase codes for MTMTREDFNDGLLGFLDASPTPFHAVANVTGMLENAGFIYLDERSEWSLEAGKRYYTTRNASSVIAFTYTGGSDYVMFGAHTDSPNLKLKPSPVLKGSGTVRLGVEPYGGLLMNPWFDRDLGIAGRVAYRTKTGELKETNIDTGGAVAVIPSLAIHLDREANQSRSVNPQTDLPALIGCDESFDFEAWVATQLEASGVSDFERLLSHELSLYDTQKASYVGVAKEFIASARLDNLLSCYVALLAICSVGNDRPYLMILSDHEEVGSESTSGAAGPFLENTLQRMTGSYEAFVQLCQRSLMVSCDNAHAQHPNYAHKHDPEHAPYINKGLVLKLNANQRYASNSRTVSRFVLASERAGHPLQEFVTRSDMGCGSTIGPITATRLGIETLDVGLPTFAMHSIRELAGTKDAFELYEMLLAL; via the coding sequence ATGACAATGACAAGAGAAGATTTCAACGACGGACTTTTGGGCTTTCTGGACGCGTCGCCGACGCCGTTTCATGCCGTTGCCAATGTGACGGGAATGCTTGAGAACGCCGGGTTCATCTACCTGGACGAGCGCAGCGAATGGTCGCTGGAAGCGGGCAAACGCTACTACACGACGCGCAACGCCTCCTCGGTGATCGCTTTCACCTATACGGGCGGGAGCGACTATGTCATGTTCGGTGCGCACACCGATTCTCCCAACCTCAAACTGAAACCTTCCCCGGTCCTCAAAGGCAGCGGCACCGTTCGCCTGGGCGTGGAGCCCTACGGCGGGCTGCTGATGAACCCCTGGTTTGACCGCGACCTCGGCATTGCCGGGCGGGTCGCCTACCGGACGAAAACAGGGGAGCTCAAAGAGACGAACATCGACACGGGCGGCGCGGTGGCGGTGATCCCCTCGCTGGCGATCCACCTCGACCGCGAGGCGAACCAGAGCCGTTCGGTCAATCCCCAGACGGACCTGCCCGCGCTCATCGGCTGTGATGAAAGTTTCGACTTCGAAGCGTGGGTGGCGACGCAGCTGGAAGCTTCCGGCGTGAGCGACTTCGAGCGGCTGCTGTCGCACGAGCTGAGCCTATACGATACGCAGAAGGCCTCCTACGTCGGTGTGGCAAAAGAGTTTATCGCTTCGGCACGCCTGGATAACCTGTTGAGCTGCTATGTGGCACTGCTCGCCATCTGCAGCGTCGGAAATGACCGTCCCTACCTGATGATCCTCTCCGACCACGAAGAGGTCGGCAGCGAGAGCACCAGCGGGGCGGCAGGGCCTTTCCTGGAAAATACGCTGCAGCGCATGACGGGGAGCTACGAAGCCTTCGTGCAGCTCTGCCAGCGCTCGCTGATGGTCTCGTGTGACAATGCCCATGCGCAGCACCCCAACTACGCCCACAAGCACGACCCGGAGCACGCCCCCTATATCAATAAGGGGCTGGTGCTGAAACTCAACGCCAACCAGCGCTATGCGTCGAACTCCCGCACCGTCTCGCGGTTCGTGCTCGCCTCGGAACGTGCCGGACACCCGCTGCAGGAGTTCGTCACCCGCAGCGACATGGGTTGCGGCTCCACCATAGGCCCCATCACCGCGACGCGGCTGGGCATAGAGACCCTCGACGTCGGGCTGCCTACTTTCGCCATGCACTCCATCCGCGAACTGGCGGGCACGAAGGATGCTTTCGAGCTCTACGAGATGCTGCTGGCGCTTTAA
- a CDS encoding ammonium transporter, with amino-acid sequence MKKWLLSMMMLLPTLALAEDAPTLDTGDTAWMMVSTAFVLLMTPAGLALFYAGMTRTKNVLNTYAMVMGAFVVAFVVWVIAGYSIAFGASESAALQNVFGGFGNVFLSGINWSDLSGSYPTFVFIAFQGTFAAITVAIASGSAIERMKFSTWMIFVVLWGLVVYAPITHMVWGGDGAYLFDEGALDFAGGTVVHMNGGLAGLVLAIMLGKRAGYPKTAMKPVSIILTAAGAALLWFGWYGFNGGSAFGANAVAGLAVLTTTIATAAAGVTWMLVEWFMFKKPTLLGVASGIVAGLVAITPAAGFVGVGGAFIVGIVGALIGFFGVAILKKKLGYDDSLDAFGIHFLAGLWGAIATGIFALNDQDLLWDGPLKASGDRMGQLFVQFESVLIVGLWTLVGTVIVYLISSAITGGARVDEETETMGLDESIHGERGFNL; translated from the coding sequence ATGAAGAAGTGGCTTTTGTCCATGATGATGCTTCTGCCGACGCTTGCGCTGGCAGAGGATGCTCCAACGCTCGATACAGGTGATACGGCCTGGATGATGGTGTCAACCGCATTCGTACTGCTGATGACGCCGGCAGGCCTGGCACTGTTTTATGCCGGGATGACACGTACAAAGAACGTACTGAATACCTATGCAATGGTCATGGGTGCCTTTGTCGTTGCCTTCGTGGTCTGGGTCATTGCAGGCTACTCCATCGCCTTCGGTGCGAGCGAGAGCGCAGCACTGCAGAACGTGTTCGGCGGCTTCGGCAACGTCTTCCTTTCCGGTATCAACTGGTCTGACCTGTCCGGCAGCTACCCGACCTTCGTCTTCATCGCCTTCCAGGGTACGTTCGCAGCGATCACCGTTGCCATCGCATCCGGTTCCGCGATCGAGCGTATGAAGTTCTCCACATGGATGATCTTCGTTGTCCTCTGGGGTCTGGTGGTTTACGCACCGATTACCCACATGGTATGGGGCGGCGACGGTGCCTACCTCTTCGACGAAGGTGCACTTGACTTCGCCGGCGGTACGGTTGTCCACATGAACGGCGGTCTGGCCGGTCTGGTCCTGGCGATCATGCTCGGTAAACGTGCAGGCTACCCGAAAACAGCGATGAAACCGGTCAGCATCATTCTGACTGCTGCCGGTGCAGCCCTGCTGTGGTTCGGCTGGTACGGCTTCAACGGCGGTTCCGCATTCGGTGCGAACGCGGTTGCAGGTCTTGCGGTTCTGACAACAACCATCGCTACGGCAGCTGCGGGTGTCACCTGGATGCTGGTTGAATGGTTCATGTTCAAGAAACCGACCCTGCTCGGTGTTGCTTCCGGTATCGTTGCCGGTCTCGTCGCGATCACTCCGGCCGCCGGCTTCGTCGGTGTCGGCGGTGCCTTCATCGTCGGTATCGTCGGTGCGCTCATCGGCTTCTTCGGTGTCGCGATCCTGAAAAAGAAACTGGGCTACGACGACAGCCTCGATGCATTCGGTATCCACTTCCTCGCCGGTCTGTGGGGTGCGATTGCTACGGGTATCTTCGCGCTGAACGATCAGGACCTCCTCTGGGACGGTCCGCTCAAAGCAAGCGGCGACCGTATGGGTCAGCTCTTCGTCCAGTTCGAGTCTGTCCTGATCGTCGGTCTGTGGACCCTGGTCGGTACGGTTATTGTTTACCTGATCTCCTCTGCGATCACCGGCGGTGCACGCGTTGACGAAGA
- a CDS encoding 4Fe-4S dicluster domain-containing protein, with protein MAVIIDDKCITCDACLQVCPVNAIVDDSDNPTGESRYYVQPEKCVECVGIYDDPQCAAICPSIGTITWDMPFTPEFEEHFLNEEIYKLGEKNGKLKTPSFRKKKFREDIPVEDRGVGKLVEEEPEELNEAG; from the coding sequence ATGGCTGTAATTATTGATGACAAATGTATCACCTGCGACGCCTGTCTGCAAGTCTGTCCGGTCAACGCTATCGTAGACGATTCGGACAACCCTACCGGTGAGAGCCGCTACTATGTCCAGCCTGAAAAGTGTGTCGAGTGCGTCGGGATCTATGATGACCCGCAATGCGCCGCGATCTGCCCGAGCATCGGTACGATCACGTGGGACATGCCGTTCACCCCGGAGTTCGAAGAGCATTTCCTGAACGAAGAGATCTACAAGCTCGGCGAAAAGAACGGCAAGCTCAAAACACCGTCGTTCCGCAAAAAGAAATTCCGCGAAGATATCCCGGTTGAAGACCGCGGCGTCGGCAAACTTGTCGAGGAAGAGCCCGAAGAACTCAACGAGGCGGGGTAA
- a CDS encoding NifU family protein produces MKKYALDYFGFSNEEGDGCVAQFVDFPEIKGIGDSFEEAEEDAYERLEAYFQNQEEQKMTTFEAGVSAYEAKQYKEAYDLFVDSAANADANAMVNLGVMAMQGKGCGRDIEAAKSWFAKAAERGNMHAMMSLAQIHEKGIDGMPDAKGALQYYRAAADIGHVDAQFKAGMLLKEAGQKAEAMRYLITAAHNNNVRAQEVVTYVSNKELATLRNEPFRSLPVEKQITLVMQVIDQKIRPTLEADSGGIELLNYVPGETPQIWLNYLGACSGCHLGSTSTADMLLDAFEELIDKNVVLYLM; encoded by the coding sequence ATGAAAAAGTATGCACTCGATTATTTCGGTTTTTCCAACGAGGAGGGGGACGGCTGCGTCGCCCAGTTCGTCGATTTTCCGGAGATCAAAGGGATCGGCGACTCCTTTGAGGAGGCCGAAGAAGATGCATATGAACGGCTCGAAGCCTATTTTCAAAATCAGGAGGAGCAGAAAATGACTACATTCGAAGCGGGCGTCAGCGCCTACGAGGCCAAACAGTATAAAGAGGCCTATGACCTCTTTGTCGATTCGGCGGCAAATGCGGATGCCAACGCCATGGTGAACCTGGGGGTCATGGCGATGCAGGGCAAAGGGTGCGGCCGCGATATCGAAGCGGCAAAATCGTGGTTTGCCAAGGCGGCGGAGCGCGGCAATATGCATGCGATGATGAGCCTGGCGCAGATCCATGAGAAAGGGATCGACGGTATGCCCGATGCCAAAGGGGCGCTGCAGTACTACAGAGCGGCCGCCGATATCGGCCATGTCGACGCCCAGTTCAAAGCGGGCATGCTCCTCAAAGAAGCGGGGCAGAAGGCCGAAGCGATGCGCTACCTGATCACCGCTGCGCACAATAACAATGTACGGGCACAGGAGGTCGTCACCTATGTCAGCAACAAAGAGCTGGCAACCCTGCGTAACGAACCGTTCCGCAGCCTGCCGGTGGAAAAGCAGATCACGCTGGTGATGCAGGTGATCGACCAGAAGATCCGCCCGACCCTCGAAGCCGACAGCGGCGGGATCGAGCTGCTCAATTACGTTCCGGGCGAGACCCCGCAGATCTGGTTGAACTACCTTGGTGCCTGTTCGGGCTGTCACCTCGGTTCAACGTCGACAGCGGACATGCTGCTCGACGCTTTCGAGGAGCTGATCGACAAAAATGTCGTCCTTTACCTGATGTAA
- a CDS encoding NifB/NifX family molybdenum-iron cluster-binding protein: protein MIAIPVDKASMDVKSSKLFGNVQAFALYSNDEKAFHFVPNNGKGDGVKTAKLLADLSVTSVVYSFMGDGPYGILEEEGIGVYYLGKEPLALSTIIEGMETENFVKVISANAQTYLDPGTASGECGCGCSHD, encoded by the coding sequence ATGATCGCTATACCGGTGGACAAGGCGTCTATGGATGTCAAGTCATCGAAACTCTTCGGAAACGTCCAGGCGTTCGCCCTTTACAGTAATGATGAAAAGGCGTTCCACTTCGTTCCGAACAACGGCAAGGGGGACGGTGTCAAAACCGCCAAACTGCTTGCCGATCTCTCCGTGACGTCCGTCGTCTACTCTTTCATGGGTGACGGCCCCTACGGCATCCTGGAAGAGGAAGGCATCGGTGTTTACTACCTCGGGAAGGAGCCTCTGGCGCTTTCCACTATTATCGAGGGGATGGAAACGGAAAATTTCGTCAAAGTGATTTCGGCGAACGCGCAGACCTACCTCGATCCGGGCACGGCATCGGGAGAGTGCGGATGTGGATGCAGCCATGACTGA
- a CDS encoding SDR family oxidoreductase, with protein MKTLLITGAAQGIGLGTATLFADRGWNVYGLDVQSDRLAAAALKGGFEPLVCNLTDPESIAEAMASLTQLDALVNNAATNANGDPLTLSVAEWKRVLDVNLTAPFLLSRAAAPLLAASGGSIVNIASTRALMSEPHTEAYSASKGGLLSLTHALAMSLAPVRVNAVSPGWIEHAVPEALRSFDHAFHPAGRVGTVEDIAEMVWYLTSEAARFITGQNFVIDGGVTKKMIYPE; from the coding sequence GTGAAAACGCTCCTCATTACCGGCGCCGCGCAGGGGATCGGGCTGGGCACGGCCACCCTCTTTGCCGACCGCGGCTGGAACGTCTACGGCCTCGATGTCCAGAGCGACCGTCTCGCTGCCGCCGCCCTCAAGGGGGGATTCGAACCGCTCGTCTGCAACCTCACCGACCCCGAAAGCATTGCGGAGGCGATGGCGTCACTGACGCAGCTCGATGCCCTCGTCAACAACGCCGCAACAAATGCCAACGGCGATCCGCTTACCCTCTCTGTTGCGGAGTGGAAACGGGTGCTCGACGTCAACCTGACCGCCCCCTTTCTCCTCAGCCGGGCTGCGGCGCCCCTGTTGGCAGCGAGCGGCGGCAGCATCGTCAATATCGCCTCGACCCGGGCGCTGATGAGCGAACCGCATACCGAAGCCTACAGCGCCAGCAAAGGGGGGCTGCTGAGCCTCACCCACGCCCTGGCCATGAGCCTCGCGCCCGTGCGGGTCAACGCCGTCAGCCCCGGCTGGATCGAACACGCCGTACCCGAAGCGCTGCGCAGTTTTGATCACGCTTTCCACCCCGCCGGACGGGTCGGAACGGTGGAGGATATTGCGGAGATGGTCTGGTACCTGACAAGCGAGGCGGCCCGCTTCATCACGGGCCAGAATTTCGTCATCGACGGCGGCGTGACGAAAAAGATGATCTACCCGGAGTAG
- a CDS encoding NAD(P)-dependent oxidoreductase yields the protein MHLGFIGLGHLGRAVAERLLACGHTLSVYNRTPQRAEGLDAELCEHPRDVIEKCDVVLLCLFDSAAVDAVLSGENGLLGANASGKTIIDLTTNHFDAVAGFHERCRLAGASYLECPVLGSVVPAANGALTVLVSGEEEVFEASSGVLGSIGVHLFYLREPGRATKMKLVNNLALGGIMAVLAETVGIGEAAGIERETLLEILAAGGGKSLVLDAKRQKLLDDDYTPHFSNALIYKDLHCLQDLAYGLKQPLYTAGMVKELYARTFAEGFEREDFASVAKLFRKREQ from the coding sequence ATGCATCTGGGATTTATCGGGCTCGGACACCTCGGCCGCGCCGTCGCCGAAAGACTGCTGGCGTGCGGGCATACGCTGAGCGTCTACAACCGCACGCCGCAGCGGGCGGAGGGGCTGGATGCCGAACTTTGCGAACATCCGCGCGACGTTATCGAGAAATGCGACGTCGTGCTGCTCTGCCTCTTTGACAGTGCCGCGGTCGACGCGGTGCTCTCGGGCGAAAACGGCCTGCTCGGCGCCAACGCCTCCGGCAAGACTATCATCGACCTGACCACCAACCATTTCGACGCCGTTGCGGGTTTCCACGAACGCTGCCGCCTTGCGGGGGCCTCCTACCTGGAGTGCCCGGTCCTCGGCAGCGTCGTCCCGGCCGCCAACGGGGCACTGACGGTGCTGGTCAGCGGGGAGGAGGAGGTTTTTGAAGCCTCCAGCGGCGTCCTGGGGTCCATCGGTGTACACCTCTTCTACCTGCGCGAACCGGGGCGGGCGACAAAGATGAAACTCGTCAACAACCTTGCCCTGGGCGGCATCATGGCCGTCCTGGCCGAAACGGTCGGCATCGGCGAGGCGGCCGGGATCGAACGCGAAACGCTCCTGGAGATCCTCGCCGCGGGCGGCGGCAAATCGCTGGTACTCGACGCCAAGCGCCAGAAACTGCTTGACGACGATTACACGCCCCACTTCTCCAACGCCCTGATCTACAAGGACCTGCACTGCCTGCAGGACCTTGCCTACGGCCTCAAACAGCCCCTGTACACGGCCGGGATGGTCAAAGAGCTCTATGCCCGCACCTTCGCCGAAGGGTTCGAGCGGGAGGATTTCGCCTCCGTTGCCAAGCTCTTCCGGAAGCGTGAACAGTGA
- a CDS encoding 4Fe-4S dicluster domain-containing protein: MAVMITDECINCDACAPECPVAAILSNGDEKNPYDDERFYVKPETCVECVGHADTPRCAEACPTEGSIVWDMPFTVDFEEYYAKGNEDGTYKIREHKKKGLMLPSVKEQKFMDEIGMDAREAHANVADSF; this comes from the coding sequence ATGGCAGTAATGATTACGGATGAGTGCATCAACTGTGACGCATGTGCACCGGAGTGTCCGGTCGCGGCAATTCTGAGCAACGGTGACGAAAAGAACCCTTATGACGACGAGCGCTTCTATGTGAAGCCGGAGACCTGTGTCGAGTGTGTCGGTCATGCGGATACACCGCGTTGTGCGGAAGCGTGCCCGACAGAGGGTTCCATCGTATGGGATATGCCGTTCACGGTTGACTTCGAAGAGTACTACGCCAAAGGAAACGAGGACGGTACCTACAAGATCCGCGAACACAAGAAAAAAGGGCTGATGCTTCCTTCCGTCAAGGAGCAGAAGTTCATGGACGAGATCGGTATGGATGCACGCGAAGCCCATGCCAACGTCGCCGATTCATTTTAA
- a CDS encoding TOBE domain-containing protein: MNRIAAVVTEIEQTDIVTYITLQCNDTQVRLIKTKTPLWAGVGEKVLFSFQEASVCISKECPGKVSIENRIPGTLLKIRSKDSLCELTFESDIGTVVSLITENACRELGLEVGCRATMLLRGVDIHLEPDVVPMTVESFKKRSGTKVAN; this comes from the coding sequence ATGAACAGGATCGCCGCAGTCGTTACCGAGATCGAACAGACGGACATCGTCACCTATATCACCCTGCAGTGCAATGACACGCAGGTCCGTCTTATCAAAACAAAGACACCGCTTTGGGCCGGGGTGGGTGAAAAGGTCCTCTTCAGTTTCCAGGAGGCTTCGGTCTGTATCAGCAAGGAGTGCCCGGGCAAGGTCTCCATCGAAAACCGTATTCCGGGTACGCTCCTGAAGATCCGCAGCAAAGACTCGCTCTGCGAACTGACGTTTGAGAGCGATATCGGGACGGTCGTGTCGCTGATCACGGAAAACGCCTGCCGGGAGCTCGGTCTGGAAGTGGGCTGCAGGGCAACGATGCTGCTGCGCGGCGTGGATATCCACCTGGAGCCCGATGTGGTTCCGATGACAGTGGAGAGTTTCAAGAAGCGTTCGGGAACGAAAGTTGCAAACTGA
- a CDS encoding NifB/NifX family molybdenum-iron cluster-binding protein: MRIAFASSTGEKIDQHFGWSKTFHLYEIDKESATLLKVIDSSDEPEEEVAKLNYKIGTIEEADIMYCTQIGPKASKMVQAAGIHPVKVAEGEDLKGAIDQIHEMLNTQPPIWLLRAFHKGAQRSA, from the coding sequence ATGAGAATTGCATTTGCTTCATCAACGGGCGAGAAGATCGATCAGCACTTCGGCTGGTCCAAGACGTTCCATCTTTACGAAATCGATAAAGAGAGCGCGACGCTGCTCAAAGTCATCGACAGTTCTGATGAGCCTGAAGAGGAAGTGGCGAAACTCAACTACAAGATCGGGACGATCGAGGAAGCAGACATCATGTACTGCACCCAGATCGGACCGAAGGCTTCGAAGATGGTCCAGGCCGCGGGGATCCACCCCGTCAAGGTCGCCGAAGGGGAGGACCTCAAAGGCGCGATCGACCAGATCCACGAGATGCTGAACACGCAGCCGCCGATCTGGCTGCTGCGCGCTTTCCACAAAGGTGCCCAGCGCAGCGCCTGA